One region of Micromonospora ureilytica genomic DNA includes:
- a CDS encoding transglutaminase TgpA family protein: MISSRNIGVVAAAATLLAAAPLSAIFQGWTWLIESIIAVAVVAGVAALTRLARAPLWGQVLGMLAGLMLALTWLFPSGEELLAILPTPGTFAYFGDLLAGSMQDMRSYGVEVPDTDPLLFIAVLGVGGVAVLVDVLAVGLRRPALAGLPMLAIYSVPVAVYVDSVPAAPFVVGAAGYLWLLVTDNVDRVRRFGRRFTGDGRDVDVWESSPLASAGRRLAAVGVALAVVLPLAVPGMTGGLLDSLSRAPGNGNGNGAGSGGTSGRIDLFASLAGQLNQSQVADLVKVKTSEQSPFYLRYAVADELRPNGFQARNPSGRSVNRDLPDPADRAGQGVKQTTYQATVEVTKNLNMSLMPVYAEPTRTDNLSDNWLYDTNQQVVFSNRENSRGRKYSFDYVRSTFTPTSLRGAQPLPTDHPVRRQMTATPGAVPEVEDLVKGLVQGKRTDYDRVLAIYQHFSADNGFSYRLSTESGSSGQDIVNFLTNKVGYCQQYAAAMAWLVRAAGIPARVAFGFTNGSKRDGDTFTLTNLNLHAWTEVYFDGAGWVPFDATPAYGVPGSTRSAWAPDTDAPEPSTPGTGVTDTPSDPGASAGPTSPDNADRDTDDGLALGGTTPNEQPPVWPWWVAGLVALLALLAVPALRRMALRRRRGGRVVSGAMTSARVDGDSEPGARQVVVGVDASRARADAHAAWAELLDTLVDFRVPVDPTETPRATADRLVRDTLDDDDAIGSARLLGRAEERARYARDPLTGERLLPALRAVRGALATRADRRTRLLAAVLPPSVLLRWRTSLADRSGLMVALTGRTRYRLLRWNPRRLLADRAAR; this comes from the coding sequence ATGATCAGCAGTCGGAACATCGGCGTGGTGGCGGCCGCTGCCACGCTGCTGGCCGCCGCGCCGCTGTCGGCCATCTTCCAGGGCTGGACGTGGTTGATCGAGTCCATCATCGCGGTCGCCGTGGTGGCCGGGGTCGCCGCGTTGACCCGCCTCGCCCGAGCACCGCTGTGGGGTCAGGTGCTGGGCATGCTGGCCGGCCTGATGCTCGCCCTGACCTGGCTGTTCCCCAGCGGTGAGGAGTTGCTCGCGATCCTGCCCACCCCGGGCACGTTCGCGTACTTCGGCGATCTGCTCGCCGGCTCCATGCAGGACATGCGCTCGTACGGGGTCGAGGTCCCGGACACGGACCCGCTGCTGTTCATCGCCGTGCTCGGCGTCGGCGGGGTCGCCGTACTGGTGGACGTCCTGGCCGTGGGGCTGCGCCGGCCCGCGCTGGCGGGGCTGCCGATGCTCGCCATCTACTCGGTGCCGGTCGCCGTCTACGTGGACAGCGTCCCCGCGGCGCCGTTCGTGGTGGGCGCCGCCGGTTACCTCTGGCTGCTGGTCACCGACAACGTCGACCGGGTACGCCGCTTCGGGCGCCGTTTCACAGGTGACGGCCGCGACGTCGACGTGTGGGAGTCCTCACCGCTGGCGTCCGCCGGCCGCCGGCTCGCGGCGGTCGGGGTGGCCCTGGCGGTGGTGCTGCCGCTGGCGGTGCCCGGCATGACCGGCGGGCTGCTCGACTCGCTCAGCCGAGCGCCGGGCAACGGCAACGGCAACGGGGCCGGCTCGGGCGGTACGTCGGGTCGGATCGACCTGTTCGCCTCGCTCGCCGGCCAGCTCAACCAGTCCCAGGTAGCCGACCTGGTCAAGGTGAAGACGTCCGAGCAGAGCCCGTTCTACCTGCGTTACGCGGTCGCCGACGAGCTGCGCCCCAATGGTTTCCAGGCGCGCAACCCCAGCGGCCGGTCGGTCAACCGGGACCTCCCGGATCCGGCCGACCGCGCCGGCCAGGGCGTGAAGCAGACCACCTACCAGGCGACCGTCGAGGTCACCAAGAACCTGAACATGTCGCTGATGCCGGTGTACGCCGAGCCGACCCGCACCGACAACCTCAGCGACAACTGGCTCTACGACACCAACCAGCAGGTCGTCTTCTCCAACCGGGAGAACTCCCGGGGGCGGAAGTACTCCTTCGACTACGTCCGCTCGACCTTCACGCCCACCTCGCTGCGGGGCGCGCAACCACTGCCGACCGACCATCCGGTACGCCGACAGATGACCGCCACTCCCGGGGCGGTGCCCGAGGTGGAGGACTTGGTCAAGGGGTTGGTCCAGGGCAAGCGCACGGACTACGACCGGGTGTTGGCGATCTACCAGCACTTCTCGGCGGACAACGGGTTCAGCTACCGGTTGAGCACCGAGAGCGGCAGCAGCGGTCAGGACATCGTCAACTTTCTGACGAACAAGGTCGGCTACTGCCAGCAGTACGCCGCCGCGATGGCCTGGCTGGTCCGCGCGGCTGGCATCCCGGCCCGGGTGGCGTTCGGGTTCACCAACGGCAGCAAGCGCGACGGTGACACCTTCACGTTGACCAACCTCAACCTGCACGCCTGGACCGAGGTCTACTTCGACGGGGCCGGTTGGGTGCCGTTCGACGCCACCCCGGCGTACGGGGTGCCCGGCTCCACCCGGTCGGCCTGGGCACCGGACACTGACGCGCCGGAGCCGTCCACCCCGGGCACCGGCGTCACGGACACCCCGTCGGACCCGGGCGCCTCGGCCGGGCCGACCAGCCCGGACAACGCCGACCGGGACACCGACGACGGGCTTGCTCTCGGTGGGACGACGCCGAACGAGCAGCCACCGGTCTGGCCCTGGTGGGTGGCGGGCCTGGTGGCCCTGCTGGCGCTGCTCGCGGTGCCCGCTCTGCGCCGGATGGCCCTGCGCCGTCGACGGGGTGGCCGCGTGGTGAGCGGGGCGATGACCTCCGCCAGGGTCGACGGCGACAGCGAGCCGGGGGCGCGACAGGTGGTGGTCGGCGTGGACGCCAGCCGGGCCCGCGCGGACGCGCACGCCGCCTGGGCGGAGCTGCTCGACACGCTCGTGGACTTCCGGGTCCCGGTCGATCCGACCGAGACGCCCAGGGCGACAGCGGACCGGCTGGTCCGGGACACCCTCGACGACGACGACGCGATCGGGTCGGCGCGGCTGCTCGGCCGGGCGGAGGAGCGGGCCCGCTACGCGCGGGATCCGCTGACCGGTGAGCGGTTGCTGCCGGCGCTACGCGCCGTCCGTGGGGCACTCGCCACGCGGGCGGATCGACGGACCCGGCTGCTCGCCGCCGTCCTGCCGCCCTCGGTGCTGCTGCGCTGGCGTACCAGCCTGGCGGACAGGTCCGGCCTCATGGTGGCGCTCACCGGGCGGACCCGGTACCGGCTGCTGCGGTGGAACCCTCGACGGCTGCTGGCCGACCGGGCCGCTCGCTGA
- a CDS encoding type 1 glutamine amidotransferase gives MSSESLRIVWIYPDLLSTYGDRGNALILARRARQRGMPVEVLEVRSDQRLPATADIYLVGGGEDGPQALGAQRLLADGGLHRAVAQGSVVFGVCAGYQLLGTSFFAKGVQCRGLELLDLQSDRGESRAVGELAGEIDPRLGLPPLTGFENHGGRTHLGPEVSPLARVTAGVGNDGATEGAWRGKLLGTYSHGPALARNPALADLLLRWATGAHQLPPLDDTWSDRLRNERRSAVAAARA, from the coding sequence GTGTCATCTGAGAGTCTGCGCATCGTCTGGATCTACCCCGACCTGCTCTCCACCTACGGAGACCGGGGCAACGCCCTGATCCTCGCCCGCCGGGCCCGTCAACGCGGGATGCCTGTCGAGGTGCTGGAGGTCCGCTCCGACCAGCGGCTGCCCGCGACCGCCGACATCTACCTGGTCGGCGGTGGCGAGGACGGCCCGCAGGCGCTCGGCGCCCAGCGGCTGCTCGCCGACGGCGGCCTGCACCGCGCGGTCGCCCAGGGCTCGGTCGTGTTCGGCGTCTGCGCCGGCTACCAACTGCTCGGCACCTCGTTCTTCGCCAAGGGCGTGCAGTGCCGCGGGCTGGAGTTGCTCGACCTGCAGTCCGACCGGGGCGAGAGCCGGGCCGTGGGCGAGCTGGCCGGTGAGATCGACCCTCGGCTGGGCCTGCCGCCGCTGACCGGCTTCGAGAACCACGGCGGCCGCACCCACCTCGGCCCGGAGGTCTCCCCGCTGGCCCGGGTCACCGCCGGGGTGGGCAACGACGGCGCCACCGAGGGCGCGTGGCGCGGCAAGCTGTTGGGCACCTACTCGCACGGGCCGGCGCTGGCTCGCAACCCGGCCCTGGCCGACCTGCTGCTGCGCTGGGCCACCGGGGCACACCAGCTCCCGCCGTTGGACGACACCTGGTCGGACCGGCTCCGCAACGAGCGCCGCTCCGCGGTGGCCGCCGCCCGGGCATGA
- a CDS encoding TVP38/TMEM64 family protein, whose protein sequence is MIRAVRRLLRQPSAARFALLVLLIGGCGLLLLLVPRPDPAQLPLVADRLGDLAPVAAILGGALLLVALVPRTFITLAAGAIFGPVEGAAYALGAALVAAAIGFTVGRLLGREFVAERVRGRLARLDGWFARQSVLGVVTVRLLPIAGFGLVSYGYGTTGARVLPFLAGSVIASAPTAFGYAAIGAAVSSPGHVNWYAAAPASLGLIASLVLVHKWWRAERRRRTMPV, encoded by the coding sequence ATGATCCGTGCCGTCCGGCGGCTGCTCCGGCAGCCGTCGGCCGCGCGGTTCGCCCTGCTCGTGCTGCTGATCGGCGGGTGCGGGCTACTGCTGCTCCTGGTGCCCCGGCCGGACCCGGCGCAGCTGCCGCTGGTCGCCGACCGGCTGGGCGACCTCGCCCCGGTGGCGGCGATCCTCGGGGGCGCGCTGCTGCTTGTCGCGCTGGTGCCCCGGACCTTCATCACGCTTGCCGCGGGCGCGATCTTCGGTCCCGTGGAGGGTGCCGCGTACGCCCTGGGCGCCGCGCTGGTGGCCGCGGCGATCGGGTTCACTGTCGGCCGGTTGCTCGGTCGGGAGTTCGTGGCCGAACGGGTTCGCGGTCGCCTGGCCCGCCTCGACGGCTGGTTCGCCCGGCAGAGCGTGCTCGGTGTGGTCACCGTCCGGCTGCTGCCGATCGCCGGCTTCGGGCTGGTCAGCTACGGCTACGGCACGACCGGCGCACGGGTGCTGCCGTTCCTGGCCGGCAGCGTGATCGCGTCCGCGCCGACCGCCTTCGGGTACGCGGCGATCGGCGCGGCGGTCAGCTCCCCCGGCCACGTCAACTGGTACGCCGCCGCCCCGGCCAGCCTGGGCCTGATCGCCAGCCTGGTCCTCGTCCACAAGTGGTGGCGCGCCGAACGCCGCCGCCGCACCATGCCCGTCTAA
- a CDS encoding AAA family ATPase codes for MTQQTWDEVGGLLPHDEFRAASEAIVANIEQVIEGKTATVRLALAVLLAEGHLLIEDVPGVGKTKLAKALARSIDCTVRRIQFTPDLLPSDVTGVSVYNQETHDFEFRPGAVFANLVVGDEINRASPKTQSALLECMEERQVTVDGVTYQLQTPFMVIATQNPIEMEGTYPLPEAQRDRFTARIAMGYPDSHAELAMLDGHGATDPLNELRAVSDAAIVRQLIATVRQVHVADAVKQYAIDLVTATREAPDLRLGASPRATLQLLRTARAVAALEGRDYVLPDDLQALAVPVLAHRIIPTADAQLARRTTDAIVSELVHRLPLPHDRQRNPYDTRPPATGNGRAPYEPRRP; via the coding sequence GTGACACAACAGACCTGGGACGAGGTGGGCGGCCTGTTGCCGCACGACGAGTTCCGCGCCGCCAGCGAGGCCATCGTGGCCAACATCGAGCAGGTCATCGAGGGTAAGACCGCCACCGTGCGGCTCGCCCTGGCCGTCCTGCTCGCCGAGGGTCACCTCCTGATCGAAGACGTCCCGGGTGTCGGCAAGACCAAGCTGGCCAAGGCCCTCGCGCGGTCCATCGACTGCACCGTGCGGCGCATCCAGTTCACCCCCGACCTGCTGCCCAGCGACGTCACCGGGGTCAGCGTCTACAACCAGGAGACGCACGACTTCGAGTTCCGCCCCGGTGCCGTGTTCGCCAACCTGGTGGTCGGCGACGAGATCAACCGGGCCTCGCCGAAGACCCAGTCGGCGTTGCTGGAGTGCATGGAGGAGCGGCAGGTCACCGTCGACGGGGTGACGTACCAGCTCCAGACCCCGTTCATGGTGATCGCCACCCAGAACCCGATCGAGATGGAGGGGACCTACCCGCTGCCGGAGGCGCAGCGCGACCGGTTCACCGCCCGCATCGCGATGGGTTACCCGGACTCCCACGCCGAGCTGGCCATGCTCGACGGGCACGGCGCCACCGACCCGCTGAACGAGCTGCGCGCGGTCTCCGACGCGGCCATCGTCCGGCAGCTGATCGCCACCGTCCGGCAGGTGCACGTCGCCGACGCGGTCAAGCAGTACGCGATCGACCTGGTCACCGCCACCCGTGAGGCCCCCGACCTGCGGCTCGGCGCGTCCCCCCGGGCGACCCTGCAACTGCTGCGCACCGCCCGGGCGGTCGCCGCCCTGGAGGGGCGCGACTACGTCCTCCCCGACGACCTGCAGGCCCTGGCGGTGCCGGTGCTCGCCCACCGGATCATCCCGACCGCCGACGCGCAGCTCGCCCGGCGCACCACCGACGCGATCGTCTCCGAGCTGGTGCACCGCCTGCCGCTGCCCCACGATCGGCAGCGCAACCCGTACGACACCCGGCCCCCCGCCACCGGCAACGGTCGCGCACCCTACGAGCCGCGGAGGCCATGA
- a CDS encoding DUF58 domain-containing protein, which produces MRAGLRGLTTRGRSFLAAAVAAAISAGILGEKDLLRVAVLLAILPLLAAAYVGRSRYKLACNRSLDPHRVPVGANSRVVLRLQNLSRLPTGTLLLEDRLPYALGSRPRVVLERLGAHQASSVAYTVRADVRGRYDVGPLVVRMTDPFGLCELTRSFPSTDHLTVIPQVTPLPSVRLPGEYAGSGDSRARSVAVHGEDDAATREYRRGDDLRRVHWKSTARTGELMVRREEQPWESRATVVLDTRAYGHRGEGPTASFEWSVSAAASIAVHLRQAGYKLRLVTGSGADVDASEAGGDGALLDHLAEVRLDQRAELTGLVQRVRQRADGGLIIGLFGTVSVAEAELLAGLRGNGATCVGFLLNSSTWLSLPEKARAEAEHAHAAAVLAMLQSGWRVVGVDHGGRLPTLWPQVGRGAQGFALRAALAETVAGGVR; this is translated from the coding sequence GTGCGTGCCGGGCTACGCGGGCTGACCACCCGCGGGCGGTCCTTCCTCGCCGCCGCGGTCGCGGCGGCGATCTCGGCCGGCATCCTCGGCGAGAAGGACCTGCTCCGGGTGGCCGTCCTGTTGGCCATCCTGCCGTTGCTGGCCGCCGCCTACGTCGGGCGGAGCCGCTACAAGCTGGCCTGCAACCGTTCGCTGGACCCGCACCGGGTTCCGGTGGGCGCCAACTCCCGGGTGGTGCTGCGCCTGCAGAACCTCTCCCGGCTGCCGACCGGCACCCTGCTCCTGGAGGACCGGCTGCCCTACGCGCTGGGCAGCCGGCCCCGGGTGGTGTTGGAGCGGCTCGGCGCCCACCAGGCCAGCTCCGTGGCGTACACCGTGCGGGCCGACGTGCGGGGCCGCTACGACGTGGGCCCGCTGGTCGTCCGGATGACCGACCCGTTCGGTCTCTGCGAGCTCACCCGCTCCTTCCCCAGCACCGACCACCTGACGGTCATCCCGCAGGTCACCCCGCTGCCGTCGGTCCGGCTTCCCGGGGAGTACGCGGGCAGCGGCGACAGCCGGGCCCGCTCGGTGGCGGTGCACGGCGAGGACGACGCGGCGACCCGGGAGTACCGGCGCGGCGACGACCTGCGCCGGGTGCACTGGAAGTCCACGGCCCGCACCGGCGAGCTGATGGTGCGCCGCGAGGAACAACCGTGGGAGAGCCGGGCCACTGTCGTCCTGGACACCCGGGCGTACGGGCACCGCGGCGAGGGGCCGACGGCCAGTTTCGAGTGGTCGGTCTCGGCCGCCGCGAGCATCGCCGTCCACCTGCGGCAGGCCGGTTACAAGTTGCGCCTGGTCACCGGCTCGGGGGCGGATGTGGACGCCTCGGAGGCCGGCGGGGACGGCGCGCTGCTCGACCACCTCGCGGAGGTACGACTGGATCAGCGCGCCGAACTCACCGGCCTCGTGCAGCGGGTCCGCCAACGCGCCGACGGCGGTCTGATCATCGGCCTGTTCGGCACGGTGAGCGTGGCCGAGGCGGAGCTGCTGGCCGGGCTGCGAGGCAACGGCGCCACCTGCGTCGGCTTCCTCCTGAACAGCTCCACCTGGCTCAGCCTGCCGGAGAAGGCCCGGGCCGAGGCGGAGCACGCCCACGCCGCCGCCGTCCTCGCCATGCTGCAGAGCGGCTGGCGGGTGGTCGGCGTCGACCACGGCGGCCGGCTGCCGACGCTGTGGCCGCAGGTCGGCCGGGGTGCCCAGGGGTTCGCCCTGCGGGCCGCGCTGGCCGAGACGGTCGCCGGTGGTGTGCGATGA
- a CDS encoding DUF3040 domain-containing protein, whose protein sequence is MPLSEHEQRLFEQIERSLAEDPKFASAVRASDPRFHARRRLLVAAGVIIAGLALLVYGAVIKTPPLAVAGFVVMLASAAFAVQSHRRAQSPDLHVVGGTTSRRRPRGGGRSGRRSSILDRMEDRWRQRPEGHR, encoded by the coding sequence GTGCCGCTCTCGGAGCACGAGCAGCGGCTGTTCGAGCAGATCGAGCGGTCGCTTGCCGAGGACCCCAAATTCGCCTCGGCCGTGCGCGCCAGCGATCCGCGCTTCCATGCGCGGCGTCGCCTGCTCGTCGCCGCCGGCGTCATCATCGCTGGCTTGGCTCTACTGGTCTATGGCGCGGTGATCAAGACTCCACCGCTGGCGGTGGCGGGCTTTGTCGTCATGCTGGCGTCGGCCGCGTTCGCGGTGCAGTCGCACCGGCGGGCGCAGTCACCCGACCTGCACGTGGTGGGCGGCACGACGAGTCGTCGTCGTCCCCGCGGCGGTGGCCGATCCGGTCGCCGGTCGTCAATCCTGGACCGCATGGAGGACAGGTGGCGGCAGCGCCCGGAGGGGCACCGCTGA
- a CDS encoding DNA polymerase IV, whose product MGRSQSLPRGDDPRFGPDADDSASPILHVDMDAFFAAVEVRRRPELRGQPVVVGGVGPRGVVSSASYEARRYGVRSAMPTSQARARCPHAVYLPPDFSAYTAASRAVMQIFRDVTPLVEPLSLDEAFLDVTGARRLFGSPATIARLIRRRVADEQALTCSVGVAPTKFVAKLGSTRAKPDGLLVVPPGQVLDFLHPLPVDALWGVGERAAEALRRLGLTTVGDLAEAPVGMLRRAVGAASASHLHELAWGRDPRGVSPEHVDKSIGAEVTFDVDVADPLEIRRALLALSTKVGVRLRGSGQVGRTVSLKVRLADFRTVSRSRTLDVPTDTAREMFETVWALYTALDPGERIRLVGVRVEGLSSAQGAPRQLTLGAPERGWREAEAAADAAAARFGRSVIGPASLMGDRDARRNENPPRP is encoded by the coding sequence ATGGGCCGCAGTCAGTCGTTGCCCCGGGGCGACGATCCGCGCTTCGGGCCGGACGCCGACGACTCCGCCAGCCCGATCCTGCACGTCGACATGGACGCCTTCTTCGCCGCCGTCGAGGTGCGCCGCCGCCCCGAGCTGCGCGGCCAGCCGGTGGTCGTCGGCGGCGTCGGGCCGCGCGGGGTGGTCAGCTCGGCCAGCTACGAGGCCCGCCGGTACGGCGTACGCAGCGCGATGCCGACCAGTCAGGCCCGGGCCCGCTGCCCCCACGCGGTCTACCTGCCACCGGATTTCTCCGCCTACACGGCCGCCTCCCGGGCCGTCATGCAGATCTTCCGGGACGTCACGCCGCTGGTCGAGCCGCTCTCCCTCGACGAGGCGTTCCTCGACGTGACAGGCGCCCGTCGGCTCTTCGGCTCCCCGGCCACCATCGCCCGGCTGATCCGTCGCCGGGTCGCCGACGAGCAGGCGCTGACCTGCTCGGTAGGGGTGGCGCCGACGAAGTTCGTGGCCAAGCTGGGCTCCACCCGGGCCAAGCCGGACGGCCTGCTGGTCGTGCCCCCGGGGCAGGTGCTCGACTTCCTGCACCCGCTGCCGGTGGACGCCCTGTGGGGGGTGGGGGAGCGCGCCGCCGAGGCGCTGCGCCGGCTCGGCCTGACCACAGTCGGCGACCTCGCCGAGGCGCCGGTGGGCATGCTCCGCCGAGCTGTCGGTGCCGCCTCGGCGTCGCACCTGCACGAGTTGGCCTGGGGGCGCGACCCGCGCGGGGTCAGTCCCGAGCACGTCGACAAGTCGATAGGCGCCGAGGTGACCTTCGACGTCGACGTGGCCGACCCGCTGGAGATCCGCCGTGCGTTGCTCGCGCTCAGCACGAAGGTCGGCGTCCGGTTGCGCGGCTCCGGTCAGGTCGGGCGCACCGTCTCGCTCAAGGTCCGGCTGGCCGACTTTCGCACCGTCAGCCGATCTCGCACCCTGGACGTTCCCACCGACACCGCCCGCGAGATGTTCGAAACGGTCTGGGCGCTCTACACCGCCTTGGACCCGGGTGAGCGGATCCGACTCGTCGGTGTCCGGGTGGAAGGGCTCTCCTCGGCGCAGGGTGCTCCCCGGCAACTCACCCTCGGCGCGCCCGAGCGCGGTTGGCGCGAAGCGGAAGCTGCCGCGGACGCCGCCGCTGCCCGTTTCGGGCGGTCCGTCATAGGTCCGGCCAGTCTGATGGGCGACCGTGACGCCCGTCGAAACGAAAATCCACCCCGCCCATAG
- the leuS gene encoding leucine--tRNA ligase gives MSEAAAPAGDIPPFRYTAALADEIEIRWQDTWAREGTFHAPNPTGPLADPTHPRAGAEKLYVLDMFPYPSGAGLHVGHPLGYIGTDCYARYQRMAGRNVLHAMGFDAFGLPAEQYAVQTGTHPRTTTVANIERYKAQLRRLGLAHDERRSVATIDTDFYRWTQWIFLQIFNSWYDRDAGRARPIAELIAEFEGGNRSTPDGRAWAELSVAERRQVVDDHRLAYVSQAPVNWCPGLGTVLANEEVTADGRSDRGNFPVFKRNLKQWKMRITAYGDRLLDDLDSLDWPEPIKLMQRNWIGRSTGAHIDFPTSAAPVRVFTTRPDTVFGATYMVLAPEHELVDTLAPGTWPNGTRDAWTGGHASPREAVEAYRKAAAAKTDVERQSDTKEKTGVFIGAYATNPVTGGQIPIFIADYVLAGYGTGAIMAVPAQDERDWAFAEVFELPIVRTVQPAEGFDGKAYTGDGPAINSAAPERGLDLNGLGVADAKAAIIAWLEANGHGTGAVTYRLRDWLFSRQRYWGEPFPIVYDETGAAIALPEEMLPVELPEVDDFSPKTFDADDANSNPETPLSRRHDWVEVELDLGDGPKRYTRETNVMPQWAGSCWYELRYLDPTNSERFVDAENERYWMGPRAEGDCGGTDLYVGGAEHAVLHLLYARFWHKVLFDLGHVSSFEPFRKLFNQGMIQAYAYTDSRGSYVQAEEVFERDGAYYVGDLAVNREYGKMGKSLKNVVTPDDMCAAYGADTFRVYEMSMGPLEVSRPWETRAVVGSYRFLQRVWRVVVDEQTGDLRVTEDPADEATRRLLHKVIDGVRGDMDDIRFNTAIAKLIELTNGLTRLSATPREVAEPLVLMVAPFAPHLAEELWRKLGHDTSLTYADFPTADPALLVADTVTYPVQVNGKVRGRIEVPADASEEAVRAAALDAVAATLNGKEPRKVIVVKGRMVSVVA, from the coding sequence ATGAGTGAGGCAGCCGCACCGGCGGGCGACATTCCCCCGTTCCGGTACACCGCGGCCCTGGCCGACGAGATCGAGATTCGTTGGCAGGACACCTGGGCGCGCGAGGGCACCTTCCACGCACCGAACCCGACCGGCCCGCTGGCCGACCCGACCCACCCCCGCGCCGGCGCGGAGAAGCTGTACGTGCTGGACATGTTCCCGTACCCCTCCGGGGCGGGCCTGCACGTCGGCCACCCGCTGGGCTACATCGGCACCGACTGCTACGCCCGCTACCAGCGGATGGCCGGCCGCAACGTGCTGCACGCGATGGGCTTCGACGCGTTCGGCCTGCCCGCCGAGCAGTACGCGGTGCAGACCGGCACCCACCCCCGGACCACCACTGTCGCGAACATCGAGCGGTACAAGGCGCAGCTGCGGCGCCTGGGGCTGGCCCACGACGAGCGCCGCTCGGTGGCCACCATCGACACCGACTTCTACCGCTGGACCCAGTGGATCTTCCTGCAGATCTTCAACTCCTGGTACGACCGCGACGCCGGCCGGGCCCGTCCTATCGCCGAGCTGATCGCCGAGTTCGAGGGCGGTAACCGGTCCACCCCGGACGGCCGCGCCTGGGCCGAGCTGAGCGTCGCCGAGCGCCGCCAGGTCGTCGACGACCACCGCCTGGCGTACGTCTCGCAGGCGCCGGTCAACTGGTGCCCGGGGCTGGGCACCGTGCTGGCCAACGAGGAGGTCACCGCCGACGGCCGCTCCGACCGGGGCAACTTCCCGGTCTTCAAGCGCAACCTGAAGCAGTGGAAGATGCGGATCACCGCGTACGGTGACCGGCTGCTGGACGACCTGGACAGCCTGGACTGGCCCGAGCCGATCAAGCTGATGCAGCGCAACTGGATCGGCCGCTCCACGGGCGCCCACATCGACTTCCCGACCAGCGCGGCGCCGGTGCGGGTGTTCACGACCCGCCCGGACACCGTCTTCGGCGCCACCTACATGGTGCTGGCGCCCGAGCACGAGCTGGTCGACACGCTGGCGCCGGGAACCTGGCCGAACGGCACGAGGGACGCCTGGACCGGCGGGCACGCCAGCCCCCGGGAGGCCGTCGAGGCGTACCGCAAGGCGGCGGCCGCCAAGACCGACGTCGAGCGGCAGTCCGACACCAAGGAGAAGACCGGCGTCTTCATCGGCGCGTACGCCACCAACCCGGTCACCGGCGGGCAGATCCCGATCTTCATCGCGGACTACGTGCTGGCCGGCTACGGCACCGGCGCGATCATGGCGGTGCCGGCGCAGGACGAGCGGGACTGGGCGTTCGCCGAGGTCTTCGAGCTGCCCATCGTCCGTACCGTGCAGCCGGCGGAGGGCTTCGACGGCAAGGCGTACACCGGGGACGGTCCGGCGATCAACAGCGCCGCGCCCGAGCGCGGCCTGGACCTGAACGGCCTGGGGGTCGCCGACGCCAAGGCGGCGATCATCGCCTGGCTGGAGGCGAACGGGCACGGCACCGGCGCGGTGACCTACCGGCTGCGCGACTGGCTGTTCTCCCGGCAGCGGTACTGGGGCGAGCCGTTCCCGATCGTCTACGACGAGACCGGCGCGGCCATCGCCCTGCCGGAGGAGATGCTGCCTGTCGAGCTGCCGGAGGTGGACGACTTCTCCCCGAAGACGTTCGACGCCGACGACGCCAACAGCAACCCGGAGACCCCGCTGTCGCGGCGGCACGACTGGGTCGAGGTCGAACTGGACCTGGGTGACGGGCCGAAGCGCTACACCCGGGAAACCAACGTGATGCCGCAGTGGGCGGGCTCCTGCTGGTACGAGCTGCGCTACCTGGACCCGACCAACAGTGAGCGGTTCGTCGACGCGGAGAACGAGCGGTACTGGATGGGCCCGCGCGCCGAGGGTGACTGCGGGGGCACCGACCTGTACGTCGGTGGCGCCGAGCACGCCGTGCTGCACCTGCTGTACGCGCGGTTCTGGCACAAGGTGCTGTTCGACCTGGGGCACGTGTCGTCGTTCGAGCCGTTCCGCAAGTTGTTCAACCAGGGCATGATCCAGGCGTACGCGTACACCGACTCGCGCGGCAGCTACGTGCAGGCCGAGGAGGTCTTCGAGCGCGACGGCGCCTACTACGTGGGCGATCTGGCGGTCAACCGCGAGTACGGCAAGATGGGCAAGTCGCTGAAGAACGTGGTGACCCCCGACGACATGTGCGCCGCCTACGGCGCGGACACCTTCCGGGTGTACGAGATGTCGATGGGCCCGCTGGAGGTGTCCCGACCCTGGGAGACCCGGGCGGTGGTCGGTTCGTACCGGTTCCTGCAGCGGGTGTGGCGGGTCGTCGTCGACGAGCAGACCGGCGACCTGCGGGTCACCGAGGACCCGGCCGACGAGGCGACCCGCCGGCTGCTGCACAAGGTGATCGACGGGGTCCGTGGCGACATGGACGACATCCGGTTCAACACCGCGATCGCCAAGCTGATCGAGCTGACCAACGGGCTGACCCGCCTGTCGGCCACGCCTCGCGAGGTGGCCGAGCCGCTGGTGCTGATGGTGGCGCCATTCGCCCCGCACCTGGCCGAGGAGCTGTGGCGCAAGCTGGGCCACGACACCTCGCTGACGTACGCGGACTTCCCGACCGCCGATCCGGCGCTGCTGGTGGCCGACACGGTGACCTACCCGGTGCAGGTCAACGGCAAGGTCCGTGGCCGCATCGAGGTCCCCGCCGACGCCTCCGAGGAGGCCGTTCGCGCGGCCGCCCTGGACGCGGTGGCGGCGACCCTGAACGGCAAGGAACCCCGCAAGGTCATCGTGGTCAAGGGCCGGATGGTCTCGGTCGTCGCCTGA